ACTGGTCGAAATTTAACAACGATTTCTTTTGGCTCTTTTACAGACATTGCATCGGACTGACTCGATGGTATCGCTTTGTTACCGATCACTCGCGAGCTATATCACAGATGATAATCTCGTCGGACTGCAGAACTTCCTCGAAAATAAGCGAGTGCAGGTCGACGACAGAGATGAGGTAAGCGTGAATCGCtcgaaaaaatttccaaaGATTATTCGACCGTGACCAGAAATtccagaataaaattataatagcaGTCGATATAAATAGACGATAAAAGTCTTCtcagcaaaaaaaatttgaagaagaaataaatataaaaataatttatgctaGATAATCTCTCTGAATTAAATAGATAGCTCTACATGATTCATGAAGAGCAGTATTCTTCTTGTATTCGCCGTGTTCAAGCCGTCTCGAACcttctttaacaaattattctcTTATGACAGAATGGTAGCACCGCCCTCATCCTTGCAGCAACCAAGGGAAAAATACACTTCGTTCGAGAGATCATCAATCATGGAGCGGACGTCAACGCTGAAGACGCGGTTGGTATCCGTTGATTGTAATCGTAGATCGTTTGAttatacgtaataaataacaattctaATATATGCACGTTTCTGTATAATTTCTCAGGATAACTGGACAGCGTTGCTGTGTGCGGCAAAGGAAGGCTACACTGAGATTTGTCTCGAATTGCTCGAGCATGGTGCCGATTTGGAGCATCGAGATATGGTCAGAAGAAGTTGCATATTTTACTAGTCTGGCGTAATGCCATTAATGCAAATCTGTAACTGGAGTCTCAtcatatttgcaaaaattccGTTCTCTTTCGTCATACATACCaagaattttaatgttatcGTCTCTTATTCATCGCCAAAAGTTATTTCCATTAATATAaagagttttattaaaattttcaatatattataaatataatatattaaatttaataatattttaacgatttatacgttttttgtcgattaatttacattcttttaacaaaaaagtatataaaatctaatagAAGAGTTTATTTAGCAATATAGACGTCTGTGTAAAAAATTAGCGCTTTTATAGATAAGAAATCGAAGGATCGAAAGTTCTTTTATTGCAGGGTGGATGGACGGCGCTCATGTGGGCGACATACAAAGGTAAATCGGCGACGGTGACGATGTTGCTGGGGCGCGGGGCTGACGTCAACGCGCatggaaattttcatatatccTCATTAGTATGGGCTGCTGGCAGGGGTTACACTGATATAGTGAAAGATCTCATTGCTCATGGAGCGAAGGTCAATGTCGGCGACAAGGTAATTGTCGGTGGACGTACCGCAAATCGATGACCATCGCTTCGCTCTCGAGATACTTATACTCAATTTTTTCAGTATGGTACGACGGCACTCGTATGGGCGTCGCGCAAGGGAAATGTAGAAATTGTTGATATGCTTCTTAAGGCTGGAGGGAATGTCGACACAGCAGGCATGGTAAGATCAATATaccgttgaaaaatataatatacggaAGTGATGGCTTCCaagttgataaaaaataatatgatgaaAATAGAACGCCATATATAACCATATACATGATTATAcagatttatttgttattcgcATAAACTTAtaggatattttaattttaaaccaAGGTTGGCCACGTATGCCAgccatttacatatataattgttgaGTCAGCGTATCTGTTGTCTATGTGTCTATTTTCTACGTattcttgtttatttattatattaaattataacgatCGCGGAACAGTAAGTCGTCCTCGTGAAAGAGAAAGCAAAGCTGAAACCGACGTGCACTGTACGAATTAGTTGTGCGAATTTTGTCAAATTCGAGACTCATCCATTACGTTATATTtgtcatattaataataataacttgaCACTACATTCTTATcacgaaaaagaaatatttgaatgtaataagaaatatttcagaactTTTCCAACTTTAATATTAGATtatgaagataatttttgacatttataCGTGCTTTTAACAACTTTCTTTGCAGTATTCATGGACTGCTCTGGTCGTGGCAACCCTCGGTAATTATGTGGAGGTGGTATCGTTACTATTGGAGCACAAGCCCAACGTGAACGCTCTAGACAAAGACGGTTGCACCGCTCTAGCAATTGCCTGCCGTGAAGGTCATCACGAAATAGCGAACGCCCTTTTAAATGCCGGTGCTTACGTTAATATTCAGGATCGGGCCGGCGACACAAACCTAATCCACGCGGTTAAGGGTGGCCATCGGGGCGTGGTGGAATCACTGCTGAAAAAATACGCAGACGTTGACATTGCTGGAAAGGTATGACTCGACTTATTTTTCTCCATACCCGCGTATCTTCCTCGAAGATCgacttgcaaaaaaaaataatttttttcaccgAGTATTGCGGTTGCCAAATATTGATCATTCCGATAAGCCGGATTATTACGCGCGTCGAATTACATGTGGTGAAATAAACTTGTTAAAGTAATCTAGCGATTCGAGTCGATATTGTGGACACTTTAATAAGAGCCAATCTTGTGGTATCGGATCTTGTGGTATCCCTAAGCCACTTCGAGCTAGGTTCGTGCGTGACATCCCCCGTGGATACTTTCGAATCATTCCAATCGAACTAACCATCCCATCCGTATATATTTTAGGATAAAAAAACCGCAACTTACATAGCAGTAGAGAAAGGCAATATACCGATACTCAAATTATTACTAAACGCTAACCCAGATCTGGAGATTGCTACGAAAGACGGCGACACGCCTTTATTACGGGCGGTAAGGTCGCGTAACGCCGAAATCGTGCAATTGCTTTTAGACAAAAAAGCCAAAGTCTCGGCTACGGACAAGAAGGGTGATACTGTACTGCACATAGCGATGCGCGCGCGATCAAAAGCGATCGTCGAGATACTACTGAGGAATCCAAAGAATAGCCAGTTATTGTATCGTCCGAATAGACAAGGCGAGACCCCCTACAACATCGACGTCAATCATCCTAAGACGATGCTTGGACAGATATTCGGTGCTCGTAAGTTAATCAGACACATGCCATTATTAGTGTTATACGTTATTACAAGTAACTCAACTTACGATATGTGAAGAACACGCGTTGAATGTCTTGAcgaattttatagaataatttgATGAACGTTACAGGGCGTTTAAATACTAACGAGGACAACGAAAACATGCTTGGTTACGATTTGTACAGCAGCGCGTTAGCAGATATTCTCAGTGAACCATCGCTTTCTACGCCAATTACAGTCGGTCTTTACGCAAAATGGGGCTCTGGAAAATCGTTTTTACTGAACAAACTGAGAGGTACTACCAAATAACAAAGCTACTCCAATGctatttaatagttttatagAATGTCAACTGTTGGATGAATTTagaacaaaaaatagaaaaaattataatatttaaatttaaataaaattacattgtgtgacaatttaaattaaatttctatagcCCAGAAGATGCGCTAGTTTTCTGGAATATCTTTTGGTATATCTGTATACACCTaagttacattaaaaaatactaacGACGCGACTGTCTTTTACAGAGGAAATGAAGAACTTCGCACGACAATGGATCGATCCAGTATTCCAATTCTCTTCCTTACTCTTTTTAGTAGTAGCTCACGTATCCCTTCTCGTGGGCGTCACGTTAGGCCTCGCCTTGCAGTCGTGGATCATCGGTCTATCGTCCGGAATAAGTTTACTAGTTATCGTTTATATTTTCCTGGTTCTCGTTTGGTATGCCAACAAGAGGTGAGGCTTACGAAAAGTAGCAAGAAGTAAAGTTCTATTCGTTTTATGTTCTTATTGGAAATCTGTAATCGTAGGTACGATTGGTATTGGCCATATAATCTGACAGTGGAGCTCACCACCAAGTTGAACACGCTCAAACTGCTATTGCAAGTGATTTTTTGTCATCCGCCTGGCAGTCAATGTCAGGACGGCATAGCGGTGCAGCCGATCAAGTTTTACTTCACTGATCAGACTCGCGTGGGTACGACCGCCGCCGGTGAGAACGTGGTCGTGCAAATGGTCGGTTCGCTGTACGATTCCATCGAGAACGACTACGGTTCCTTGTCTACCAGACTATATAGAGCATTTCGGCCAAAACCAGATAAATCAACTACTACGTGGAAATGGAGGCGTTTGTGTTGCTTGCCCCACGTAATCTTATTCGAATTCTGCTTATGCAGCTTGCTCGTTGGTATCTCGATACTTACGGTGTACCTCATAGACATTTCGAATGAAGAGTGAGTAATTATATGCCGAACACAAAGTACTTCTACATTACTTATTTTACATGTTGTATCGTTTCGCGTTTAGGTCCACGATAGAGCGAGTTACTGCTCACATTATCATGATATCGATTGCCTTGGTCTTGGCCATCAGTATAATAGCGAATTTATATACATGGAGTAGAACGCTGCATGCATTGGTTTTTTCACAAAGAAGACACCTCCAACGCAGTATATCAAAATTGGAGACTCTGAAAAGCGAAGGGTTCATTCAGACTTTAAAAAGCGAGGTCAATTTAATGACAGAAATggtaaattacttatttattaagataGCTCTATTAGAACTTTGCTTTCAACGGGGTAGTTTTTAATCacaattttaatcacaaataGGTCAAGTGCTTGGATAGTTTCATGGCTCAACAAAGTAGACTAGTTGTAATAGTGGACGGTTTGGATAGTTGCGAACAGGATAAAGTTTTACTCGTTTTGGACGCTATACAGGCCTTATTTAGCGATAACGGATATCCTTTCGTCGTAATATTAGCGATTGATCCACATATTATATCTAAGGTAAgcaactttaaaaaataaaaatgtaaaaaattgggTAAATTGTAATATCGATTTCAAAATGTTACTTTGAATGATAACGAAAACTATCGTTCGACATTGTGCATGTAGGCGGTAGAAGTAAATAGCAGAAGACTATTCTCGGAATCAAATATCGGCGGTCATGATTACTTACGGAATATGGTGCATTTGCCGTTCTACTTGCAAAACAGCGGCTTGCGTAAAGTCAAGGTTGCGCAACAAACTGCTCAACATTATAAGAAGACAGTGTGGACGGAAGCCGAGGAGAGCGTTAACTATACTGCGACCAGCACCATGCATCATTCAGTATCCAGTAGAAGACTCAGCACGGAATCGGCTATAATGAACAGCAACGAGAAATTGAAACCCCAACAAAGGAAGGGCAGTAGAAAGATGCGATTGAGTGAATCAATCGCTAGCAGTATCGGCAGTAATTTGAATCGACTGGGGGGAGCGCAGGATCTCAATAAAATGTTGCTCACCGATGATTACTTTAGCGATGTAAATCCTCGTAGTATGAGGAGATTGATGAATGTCGTTTATGTCACTGGTAATGCATTAAGTCGTGCAATATTGCAGTGTATGAGTCTACGTAATCATTCCATGTGTACATTATTTGTCTATCTATTTTAGGGCGATTACTTAAGGCATTCCAGATTGACTTCAACTGGTATCACTTAGCTAGTTGGATCAACATTACTGAGCAGTGGCCTTTTAGAACGTCTTGGCTCATTCTTCATTACGATATGTACGAGGAGAGTCTGGATGATAATATGTCACTGAAAAGTCTTTATGATAAGTACGtggattttatttctttcttaatcttcttttcatactatttttatattactattttttatatttatattagggTGCGACCGCAAATTCCAGTATTGAAGGAAGTGCAACCGCTTCTCGAGATAGACAGAGACGAACGCAAGTTGGATGTTTTCCTCACGTTTCACCGCTCCAGCTTGCTTATTAGCGACATGAAAATATTCTTGCCTTTCACTATCAATCTAGACCCGtacattaaaaagaaaataaaagaggaaCAACAAAGCATAGAGGAAGACACCAATCTATTTAACAAACAAAGTGCTTGGCACGGCCACAATGTTCCGATTGATCAGTGGCCTCCACAAAGAGGCATGTCGATGAACCGGCACATGATGAAACTTGCCAAGCAATCGAGTTTGCAGGGATCCATGCCGCCGACGCCGTCGTGGGGTTACCAGCCAAGCTTTGAATGGCAAGTTCCGCCAACTTGGATGCAAATGCCTCCCATGGAACCAGTGTCAAAACCACTTTCCGCAACAACCATGTTACCGGTAcatcataaattaattgtatacaaTTATCTCTTGCGGGTTGAAAATATGTGACTTATCGCTTCGTCTTTATTCACAGTCCGAAATTCTGGAAATAAAGCTGTCGTCCTTATCAGTGAACGGAGTCTGCGATCTAATTGACAAAATTGAAAACCTTAATTCGACCCAAGcatctatatataaacaagCCATAAAAGAGAACAATATTAATGGAcgagttttattacattgcgATTTGCaagaattgaaaaaagtaattttttaaacactgCGTCTTTACATTTCAAGGAGAGGAAATTCtaaatacaaatgtatttgtattttttaggTATTTAAAATGACTTTTGGAGATTGGGAGTTATTTCGCATGGTAATTGTATCACTACGGGAAATGGAACTCTCGTCATTTACATACGAGGAGGGTCCTCGGAGTGTACGATTTACCGTAGGATCCGAACAAGTTTTACGCAAAGGTAcgttcgatatttttttttcgcttgtTTCTTGTTCGGTTTGATCACTCTTATCTGTTATAGATCACGCTTTGCCAAATAATTCGATACGGGTGTCTGCTCAtgtggagaaagagaaaggaacaTCGAGATCTGATGGGTCGACTCGCCGTGATCAAAATAAACAATCTATAATGGAAAAACAGGTATGATATAGGTACTTTTAAATGCATTAAGTAATCGATGCAATCGTAGAAATTTACGAATTGATATCGTGACtgaaaacttataaaaatgaattttcatttatttacattCACACTCGGTACCAGTTCCAGGTAAGCCGCTGCTATGATtactttaaaaagtaaaaaatttcgatatataataattctattcatCTATGTATAATACCTAACAAATACTATCCGCTGTGAATATGCTGAAGTGTCTATATACGTTTCAGGTAACGTTAGAGGAGCAAATGATTTGCGGAGCATTGCAGACGTTGAACGAGGAAGCTTGCGAAGATGTTTTAGACGTGCCATCGCCAGCGGTGGCACCAACAGACTCGCTTCCTTCAGGTGAGCCTACTCCCCTACCACTTACACTGCCTCTGGTAATAGTGCAAGAGCCACCGCAGCCTGACCAAAACAGTGACACTTCCGCCGAATACAGTGTTAACTTTTAGTCAAATCTGAAATAGGATGACTATACGATGATATGACTATAGgataatgtatatattcgtCAAATGAATAGCTCACGTTGTGCAAAAGCAGACTTTTCCGGCGTAACTTCTATCGAAATGTGCAACGACCAGCCATTGTTATCATTGCATTCAAGAACGGTGCTTGCCAGTATAtgttgttaaaagaaaaaaaaaagattgatatGCTTCATCCTATTTGATAGTTTTATTTGTACATCTGTATGTCTGTAGAACGCTATTTGACAGTATTGCCGACaaaagatgtatatatatgcaatgGCAGTCgacaaactaaaaataatggttatataaatatattgttattataaggCCATTTGTAAGTTACAAAGTGAAAGGCTATCCTCTGTAGGAACATGTATGAGTATTTCTTAAAAAGTATTCAAGTATTAAAGTGCCAATGCGAGAAACCAATCATACATATCGCACGAAGGAAGAATACAAAATGAAAGCCATTTAACGATTGTAATAGGATTATTATTGTATGCGTACtcttaagattattataatataatgctCATTTTATAAGCTAGTTTAATATCGATGTATATTGATGCCatattaaggaaaaaaagaaaaaaaaaaagattccaaAAACCCTCTATAGTCGGTAATTTACGAGCATACTCTTTACtgcatttgtaaatatatgattataaaaagaaagacaaaaattTCAGAGGCACTACTCTCAAAGCTAACTCTCGTTCGGTGTTTCCTGTGGACAATTCATGTACAAAAGACTGTGATAACGCATTGTTGACAAAACGAATATCTCGTGCGGAAAATGTGCTAACCGAGGCGACATGTaacaatgtattatatttttaacactgTTGTACGTAAAGTAATCGTGCTTGGcgataaaattgaaagttGCGTCCTGTTACTCCGGTCCATGTTACTTCCTGTACTATGTGTacactataaatattattgctaGATTAATAGCACCATGTTATATGAGCAGTATTATGTTATTACGAGAGCAAGTGGCAATAAAACTTTCTTGCAAACCACATCTGACATTACCTTCTTTGCAATTTGTATCTGGAAGCCTtcagttattattatcaattgcGATCAAAGCGTTTCaaagattgaaaattgaaataagagaattttaaaaaggaaatggaacaaatatctttttcattgATAACTTAGATTCTCATgtaaaatcttctttttttcgatactttttaaagaaatatatttgttttaaggATTTCGAACCAAGTGgcttcaaaatatatattataatcgatTAGAACATGATAATCACATGATACGAAGCAGATGTTACATGAGTCTCTGTTTTAGGACACGTCATCTCGGTACACGACACGGAATATGTACTGCTTCAATCCAGTCCGCTGCTTCACTGGGTACCGGTTAACGAGGATCCGGTCAGCTCAGACGACAGCTCGCACGATTCCACCGTGTTCCTTCAACGTACCAACTCCCAACGCAGCATCGCATCTCAATATAGCACGAGATCAGCCTGCTCGTACAAGACCCTGAAGAGAAGCGGTAGCAACATCAGCACGAGACCGTCCTCGCTATTCGTCTCCCCACCGCCGTCGCCGAAGCCTGCGATCAGGTCGAAGTCGACCGACGAGAGGTGTATGGGAAACAATGTATCCCTGAAGATCACGCCGTCGTCGGTATCCACTAAGAGACGCTCCTCCTCAACATTAAATGACGAGATAGTGATACCAGTACCCACTTCCAGCCTGGAGAAGCTATCGAAGCTGAAGGACCGTCTGATCGGCACCACGTCGACCGCGACGGCGCGGTCACCGGGCCCCGGTGGCGAGAGCGACGACGAGTCCACGCCGCTGGTATCCGAATTATCCACGCCAACGCATTCCCAATCGGACAGCGTGTTCAGACACGACTGCAGCGCGGAGAACAGCAGTTCGCCATCGTCCAACAGGAGTCTACCGCGTGACGGAGAGCGTCGCGTAGATCTAGATTACGCTGATACCGTCAGCCTTGTGATATGCGAGTCCTCGAACGCTCAATTGCCGTCTCGACACGGCACCAAGATCTGGGACGACACAGAGACGCCTGTCTGACACCTGTcgtcttttgtatataatcACAACGTGTGATAACTTATAGCGTATTATACGTTTGATTGATACCGATCTCAATTTGATGAAAGTGACTGGCATCTGCTGGGCAGGTACAGATGACATAATTCTGTTTTGACGATAAGCGTCGAGATAAGATATGTCTCTCTCGTGTAAATAACGAATAGCGAGAACATGCAGGTGTTTTTTATAGTTAGATTATTAAACGTGTTCATCTGCTTATAGTGGTTTGACGGAGAACGAATAAATGCCTTCTCGCGCAAGTCACATGCGATAATCCTTAGTTTAGCGAAACGAGACGATCTCGAGATGTACGACGCCGAAGCGACATTCCgtgtaaatattaatgcatTTACGAATGCAAAACTTTATCgacattttcctttttatattgaatCAGTATCGAAATATGTTGGAACGAGGGAGATGAGGAACATTTCCCGATGTATAGTATGTACCAAAGTATCCTGTCCCCAGTAATCAATTTATGTCAATTCGTAATGTCAGTGCAAATAGGTAACTTAAAGAGTAACCGATAAACGctagaatattttaaagaaatgatAATTCAAACGACCAGTATACAATCGTTGATTAGACTAcatctaatatataattctataaattatatctaatgtaatttatagaattttatctatgattttatcgaacaaaaaatgtagaatGTCACAAATAACTTGTACAAACGgcaattattacttatttcacTTTATATTTAGCtacaaaagtttttataaagaattttattgagATATTGCAAGATGGATATTTTAGTTGGACGGAATATATTCGTTTTAGTACTTCTTCCTTAATTTTAGTGTATTTTTTCCTTGTCAAATtacgatatattaataaaatgacaGAGAAACGCGTAAGCAATGTATTGATACATTTGTTTTATTGAAAGGCAAAAATTGTAACTACATAACATTAAATGTTTAGGACACTTCAGGACGGAATACATCAGGGTATTGATCattcattataatattgtaaatatatatatgtatatgattgtAGATATATtagctttgaaaaaatatatatatatacgctcATTTCTTGacattaaatacaataaaatattcaatcaaATACAATACATtgcaataatgttaaatactgtatacaatatatttagaatcaCGGAAACGCGCAACATAAAGTTAAACCAATTAAAAGGAGGACAAATGTTTCCTCTCTACTTTGTAACGAACGTTTGCATGCTAATTAAATACAGGGATAGTACCGCTTGTAATTAAatgcattgtttgttattaagTGTTACGTAAAAACGTCATATCACTTCAAAGCGGCAGCTGTGTCCTCGTTAGACACGATAGTGGAATGTTACAAATCATACAGATTTAAACTGGAACATCCtctaatacatacatataaaataatgacatAGCGTGgtgatatatgtatctattttAATGCGTATCAAAATTATGGCATATAGAAAGGAGAATATGAGACAAGGAacaaattacgaaaaaaaaaatatcttaggataataatctatatatactctgttacaaatatatacataaaaattcgatttcaCAGTTTCATAGGCGTGGAATAGTAAATACGAATATCCTTATAGCTGCATGTTTCAGGCACAAGTTGTGCTTTACCTAAGACTGGCGATGATTCGCGTATTGATTCTTTATTCATCTTTATCGATTATTGTCAtcattataatacataaatacattaaatctcAGGAGAAAGAGTAGATAAAATCAACGTCATTAAGACCTGATTAATTAGCGAATCTATAATGCTTCACTGATAAAAGTGTTCTCAAAAGTTTTGATCAAATTTACTTATtaacgatttatttatataatttatatcatattattgtataatgaGAATgataatacttatatttttaatcagtcACAGCGAATacgattttttcgtttctaaTATTCGCATAATTGCATATTCGTCCATCGCACGTTAAATTCAAAGGCACAATGACtgctaatataaaaatgctaCCTTATAAATGCATAGGCTTAACATTTAGACACGAGCAATATACGTTGCCTCACGAAATATGTAGGTCTGTTCGTTTTAGCTGCACTCTGTTACTTCCCATAATTAAAGCGAAACGAAAGTACATTTGTCCTTTGCAGAtagaaacataataaaattgtaaaaaacaaACGTAAATAGTGCGCTTAACGCGAATAGACCTTGCATACATACTTTATAATACATGTTGGCAGATTATAAGGACACTTGTTTTATCAACAcataagtttaaaataaatgcatcGTACAATTAAGGAATGTTCGCGACATTATAAACAGAAAGCTTATCTCATTATGCAAATTCTCAGTCGGCATAAAACGATCTCTATTAACCGACATAAAGATATCCTAGCAGTGACTTAAGCAATGCCTTCCTAAAATAGTACTCTGCTTTTATACTACTTAAGTATATCTTAGGACCCTTtcataaaaactatttttttaacatagtaGTTTTTTACGTGTCCAATTTTAATTGTCACAATTGTCATAAATTGTCATGACTAACATCACGCACTTTGTAAagcaagtaaaaaaaaacaaagatgtAGGCAGTCCGAGGAAGAccaaagtaaatatatatacgttggTGCTATTTTCTCGCGCATTGTACATCGACATTATTTCTcctttgtaatatttaataaatattttataactgtgTGGTAATTACCGTCTTTCTCGTGATTACTGTATGCTTGGTTGGCGTTTGACCAGGTGCTGGACTTTGTGACGGATCCGCTACCAGCCAGGGACTAATGTCTGACGCCGCTTGACTTTCATCCTGCAAAACAGATCTTTTAGTACTTTTACACTACtccgaattaatttttctcgattaacaataattatttaagaaaattgtcaCATTTAATTGAatcgaatattaataatattagtccTTTGTATTGACTGACTaactttaacattttaatggTTCAAATGACGAACTCGaagattatttaatactttacTATTCACACACACAGAGGCGACTTTCACGTGGGACGAAAAGCAAATTTTCATTACGCTTTCACCAACAGAATCAACTTACTCCTAGAATAAAATCTTACTTTCCCTTTACGATCAACACTGAATGATAAGTCTCTTAGATTTgttctaaaagtaattttctGTTCTTGGTGAAACCAGGGCGTTTATGTAATAGATGAGACGCTGGCCTGCAAgcgtaaaaaatgtaactgaCCTTGTGTGTAAGTGTCGTAGTGGTCGTTTGTATCTCCTCGGTTTTAACGACCCGCGCTCCGGCTTTTTCTGTATCCGCGTCGACTTTTTTCTCCGTTGTAACCGGTTGTAAATCTTTGAAGGGATTGAGTATGCCCAGGAACGGATTCGAGTCTATGAACGGATTagtgttctttttcttgtcgTCTTCCGGTTTTGCTTCCTCCTCGGAAGCTTCGGCCGTGTTAGACGCGTCAGTATCGTTAGTGAACGGattaaaaggattttgcgactGGTTCGATACTTTCGGGCTTAATGGCGTGGTCTTTTGTTCGATCTGTCCCCAACTGTCCAATGAAAAGTGTGTTACAGTTACAGCGTCGTCCGTAGAAGGATTTATTGCTGTCGTCGCTCCGCTCACAGAGAGAGTCAGTTTGTCACCGCCCTATATTTGATGAAGAAAGCAAGAAAGCAAACACATTACAGCTGGCAGCTAGCGATATAAAGCAGAcgcaataaataatgtaaacacAAACAACAACAGAATAATAATCTTGACAAAATTATTGTTCAATAAGCTGCTAAGTCTTCAAAAACC
The Temnothorax longispinosus isolate EJ_2023e chromosome 7, Tlon_JGU_v1, whole genome shotgun sequence DNA segment above includes these coding regions:
- the Arms gene encoding kinase D-interacting substrate of 220 kDa B isoform X2, with translation MEYKNERTRLLNINQRNASFSSLPSSQGSSRTYGSLSSTCQQAIQSFWSRSKQTLHRTDSMVSLCYRSLASYITDDNLVGLQNFLENKRVQVDDRDENGSTALILAATKGKIHFVREIINHGADVNAEDADNWTALLCAAKEGYTEICLELLEHGADLEHRDMGGWTALMWATYKGKSATVTMLLGRGADVNAHGNFHISSLVWAAGRGYTDIVKDLIAHGAKVNVGDKYGTTALVWASRKGNVEIVDMLLKAGGNVDTAGMYSWTALVVATLGNYVEVVSLLLEHKPNVNALDKDGCTALAIACREGHHEIANALLNAGAYVNIQDRAGDTNLIHAVKGGHRGVVESLLKKYADVDIAGKDKKTATYIAVEKGNIPILKLLLNANPDLEIATKDGDTPLLRAVRSRNAEIVQLLLDKKAKVSATDKKGDTVLHIAMRARSKAIVEILLRNPKNSQLLYRPNRQGETPYNIDVNHPKTMLGQIFGARRLNTNEDNENMLGYDLYSSALADILSEPSLSTPITVGLYAKWGSGKSFLLNKLREEMKNFARQWIDPVFQFSSLLFLVVAHVSLLVGVTLGLALQSWIIGLSSGISLLVIVYIFLVLVWYANKRYDWYWPYNLTVELTTKLNTLKLLLQVIFCHPPGSQCQDGIAVQPIKFYFTDQTRVGTTAAGENVVVQMVGSLYDSIENDYGSLSTRLYRAFRPKPDKSTTTWKWRRLCCLPHVILFEFCLCSLLVGISILTVYLIDISNEESTIERVTAHIIMISIALVLAISIIANLYTWSRTLHALVFSQRRHLQRSISKLETLKSEGFIQTLKSEVNLMTEMVKCLDSFMAQQSRLVVIVDGLDSCEQDKVLLVLDAIQALFSDNGYPFVVILAIDPHIISKAVEVNSRRLFSESNIGGHDYLRNMVHLPFYLQNSGLRKVKVAQQTAQHYKKTVWTEAEESVNYTATSTMHHSVSSRRLSTESAIMNSNEKLKPQQRKGSRKMRLSESIASSIGSNLNRLGGAQDLNKMLLTDDYFSDVNPRSMRRLMNVVYVTGRLLKAFQIDFNWYHLASWINITEQWPFRTSWLILHYDMYEESLDDNMSLKSLYDKVRPQIPVLKEVQPLLEIDRDERKLDVFLTFHRSSLLISDMKIFLPFTINLDPYIKKKIKEEQQSIEEDTNLFNKQSAWHGHNVPIDQWPPQRGMSMNRHMMKLAKQSSLQGSMPPTPSWGYQPSFEWQVPPTWMQMPPMEPVSKPLSATTMLPSEILEIKLSSLSVNGVCDLIDKIENLNSTQASIYKQAIKENNINGRVLLHCDLQELKKVFKMTFGDWELFRMVIVSLREMELSSFTYEEGPRSVRFTVGSEQVLRKDHALPNNSIRVSAHVEKEKGTSRSDGSTRRDQNKQSIMEKQVTLEEQMICGALQTLNEEACEDVLDVPSPAVAPTDSLPSGHVISVHDTEYVLLQSSPLLHWVPVNEDPVSSDDSSHDSTVFLQRTNSQRSIASQYSTRSACSYKTLKRSGSNISTRPSSLFVSPPPSPKPAIRSKSTDERCMGNNVSLKITPSSVSTKRRSSSTLNDEIVIPVPTSSLEKLSKLKDRLIGTTSTATARSPGPGGESDDESTPLVSELSTPTHSQSDSVFRHDCSAENSSSPSSNRSLPRDGERRVDLDYADTVSLVICESSNAQLPSRHGTKIWDDTETPV